Proteins co-encoded in one Anopheles stephensi strain Indian unplaced genomic scaffold, UCI_ANSTEP_V1.0 ucontig10, whole genome shotgun sequence genomic window:
- the LOC118515235 gene encoding proteasome subunit beta type-2-like has product MEALMGIRGPDFVMLAADCTHAHSIMVLKDDEDKILKVSDNLMMATMGEAGDRVQFTEYISKNILLYRMRNGYELGPKAAAHFTRRNLADYLRSRTPYHVNILVGGYDEVDGPQLHYIDYLANSLPVKHAAHGYGGMFVNSIFDRYHHDKITQKEAYEIFRKGVTEIHKRLILNLPNFKVAVIDKEGVKYLDDITPESLKQASAA; this is encoded by the exons ATGGAAGCTTTAATGGGAATTCGCGGTCCGGATTTCGTGATGCTGGCCGCCGATTGCACGCACGCCCATTCCATCATGGTGCTGAAGGACG ACGAAGACAAGATCTTGAAGGTGTCCGATAACCTGATGATGGCCACCATGGGCGAGGCGGGCGATCGTGTACAGTTCACCGAGTACATTAGCAAAAACATACTGCTGTACCGAATGCGCAACGGGTACGAGCTAGGGCCGAAAGCGGCGGCACACTTTACTCGCCGCAATTTGGCCGACTATCTGCGCTCCCGCACACCGTACCATGTCAACATTCTGGTCGGTGGTTACGATGAGGTGGATGGTCCACAGCTGCACTACATCGACTATTTGGCCAACTCGCTGCCGGTTAAGCATGCGGCACACGGTTACGGTGGCATGTTTGTGAACAGTATCTTCGACCGGTACCATCACGACAAAATCACGCAGAAGGAAGCGTACGAAATTTTCCGCAAAGGGGTGACCGAGATTCACAAGCGGTTGATTTTGAACCTGCCCAACTTTAAGGTGGCCGTGATAGATAAGGAAGGCGTAAAGTATCTTGACGATATTACGCCGGAATCGCTGAAGCAGGCTTCCGCTGCCTAg
- the LOC118515234 gene encoding venom protease-like, with protein MGSRIDVRFRHRDDASSPALLSIVLLLFAIGGVVRADLEVGDKCTVQRTNEPGICRLVSECAPVIDDIRNRRGNPTKCGFIDRVQIVCCPQADTTTSVASTTPQPATTRNNHQRVAEKCAEYGQAVFSKEYVNTLTAAEPKLQTLDKCGHTAVELIVDGELAKAREFPHMALIGFGETPDIRYLCGGSLVSDRFVLTAGHCLTSSNFGPATIIRLGELSLSSSTDEAFPEDYDVAERIPHPEYKQTSHYNDIALIKLNRKVIFSPYIRPICLPVEEIFTQQRAIATGWGAIGFGLEQSSALLKVTLDRFRFDECAELFEPTRKLRTGLNATTQMCAGSRNSTKDTCQGDSGGPLQVYNDANVYCTYTVIGITSFGQNCGLAGVPAVYTTVYPYLSWIENLIF; from the exons ATGGGTTCCCGCATCGACGTACGTTTCCGGCATCGCGATGATGCGTCATCGCCGGCGCTTCTTTCGATCGTGTTGCTACTGTTTGCCATCGGAGGTGTGGTGCGTGCAGATTTAGAAG TCggtgacaagtgcacagtgcaGCGTACGAACGAACCTGGTATCTGCCGACTCGTTTCCGAGTGTGCGCCCGTAATTGATGATATTCGCAATCGACGGGGAAATCCTACCAAGTGTGGCTTCATCGATCGTGTACAGATTGTTTGCTGTCCGCAGGCGGATACCACCACATCCGTAGCATCGACGACTCCCCAACCCGCAACGACACGCAACAATCATCAACGGGTCGCGGAAA AGTGCGCAGAATACGGACAGGCGGTATTTTCAAAGGAATACGTTAACACGCTAACCGCAGCCGAGCCAAAGCTGCAAACGCTTGATAAATGTGGCCACACGGCAGTGGAGCTGATAGTGGACGGTGAGCTGGCAAAAGCGCGTGAGTTCCCCCATATGGCACTGATTGGTTTCGGCGAGACACCCGATATACGGTATCTGTGCGGAGGATCGCTCGTATCCGACCGGTTCGTGCTGACGGCAGGGCACTGCCTAACGTCCAGCAATTT TGGACCAGCCACCATTATACGGCTGGGCGAGTTATCGTTGAGCTCATCGACGGATGAAGCCTTCCCGGAGGATTATGACGTCGCCGAACGCATTCCCCATCCCGAGTACAAGCAAACGTCACACTACAACGATATTGCTCTGATCAAGCTTAACCGTAAGGTGATCTTCAGCCCCTACATACGTCCCATCTGCCTGCCAGTGGAAGAAATCTTCACGCAGCAGCGTGCCATTGCGACGGGTTGGGGTGCGATCGGGTTCGGTCTGGAGCAAAGCAGTGCACTGCTCAAGGTGACGCTGGACAGGTTCCGGTTCGACGAGTGTGCAGAGCTGTTCGAACCGACCCGTAAACTGCGCACCGGACTGAACGCCACCACGCAGATGTGTGCCGGGTCGCGCAATTCCACCAAAGACACCTGCCAGGGTGATTCCGGTGGACCGTTGCAGGTGTACAACGATGCTAACGTGTACTGCACCTACACCGTGATCGGCATTACCTCGTTCGGGCAAAACTGTGGATTGGCCGGTGTACCGGCAGTGTACACAACCGTCTACCCGTATCTTTCGTGGATAGagaatttgattttttaa
- the LOC118515232 gene encoding crossover junction endonuclease MUS81-like, which translates to MSPAKYSVKLVREGETIEQCTTQNANLRRIGVRLKRPNPLFEVWLEEMIAKAEEKNTMGKIALQKALNSLRRYPLPLASGRDCIVLMDFGKTICDNLDRRLKAYLASGGRVTTDHSGAIEAILNDEQAEYYRELTEACRINAEEPAQEVEPIEEAMPNDSIFDHVPVAAVSLGDGDFVRISHPKAILLVDTCETIGKSKSSLDRTLQQLAQHSVAHEVRRLTVGDFAWIVKADDGREFLLPYILERKRIDDLASSIKDGRFHEQKFRLKQCGLPNVIYLIEHLGNNRQVGVPEATLTQAALNTYVQGFTVKYTENHHHTVLYLSVMTNFLNNYLKDKLYLNVTDRPASDDPRDAFRFSSQTVPLLSFDYFYKQSAKTRDSTVQDVFMKQLLQIKLLTIEKVNAIVDKYPTPQRLFRAYERCPSETERQRLLNLPYGPTNRMIGEKLSKIIYQLMMSERYNTS; encoded by the exons ATGTCACCAGCCAAATACAGTGTGAAGTTAGTAAGGGAAGGTGAAACCATCGAACAATGCACCACACAGAACGCAAATCTTCGACGAATAGGCGTTCGTTTGAAGCGTCCGAACCCGCTGTTCGAAGTGTGGCTGGAAGAGATGATTGCCAAagcggaggaaaaaaacacgatgGGTAAAATAGCGCTCCAGAAAGCACTCAACTCCTTACGCCGGTATCCGCTTCCGCTGGCATCGGGACGGGACTGTATTGTGCTGATGGATTTCGGCAAAACAATCTGTGACAACCTCGATCGACGGCTGAAAGCATACCTTGCCAGCGGCGGGCGTGTAACGACGGATCACAGTGGCGCCATCGAGGCAATCTTGAACGACGAACAGGCGGAATACTACCGTGAGCTAACTGAAGCTTGTCGTATAAATGCAGAAGAACCAGCGCAGGAAGTAGAACCGATAGAAGAAGCAATGCCAAACGATTCCATATTTGATCACgtacctgttgctgctgttagcTTAGGAGATGGGGATTTTGTTCGTATATCGCACCCGAAAGCGATTCTGCTGGTAGACACGTGTGAAACGATTGGCAAATCGAAGAGCAGTCTCGATCGAACACTGCAACAGCTGGCACAGCACTCCGTCGCACATGAAGTCCGCCGGCTAACCGTGGGTGATTTTGCGTGGATCGTAAAAGCCGACGACGGACGCGAGTTTCTGCTGCCGTACATACTGGAGCGCAAGCGGATAGATGATCTGGCAAGCAGCATCAAGGACGGGCGGTTTCACGAGCAAAAGTTTCGTCTAAAGCAGTGCGGACTGCCAAACGTGATCTACCTGATCGAGCATTTGGGAAACAATCGACAGGTCGGTGTACCGGAGGCAACGCTAACGCAGGCGGCGCTCAACACCTACGTTCAGGGGTTTACGGTAAAGTACACGGAAAACCATCATCACACCGTGCTCTACCTTTCGGTGATGACGAACTTTCTGAACAATTATCTCAAG GATAAACTATACCTGAACGTTACCGATCGACCCGCTTCGGATGATCCGCGCGACGCTTTCCGCTTTTCCAGCCAAACGGTCCCGCTACTATCGTTTGATTACTTCTACAAACAATCGGCGAAAACGCGCGACAGCACCGTTCAGGACGTTTTCATGAAGCAGCTGCTGCAGATAAAGCTGCTGACGATCGAGAAGGTGAACGCGATCGTGGATAAGTACCCGACCCCGCAGCGACTGTTCCGGGCGTACGAGCGGTGCCCCAGCGAGACCGAACGCCAGCGCCTGCTAAACCTACCGTACGGACCGACGAACCGGATGATTGGAGAGAAGCTGAGCAAAATCATCTACCAGCTAATGATGAGCGAACGGTACAACACTTCCTAG
- the LOC118515236 gene encoding hypertrehalosaemic prohormone-like, whose product MDTVKLLGVLLICASLMFICEAQLTFTPAWGKRSPGAMGINPLGSSFGQQDACKTPVDSLLVIYRMIQAEAQKIVDCSQK is encoded by the exons ATGGATACCGTGAAGCTGTTGGGCGTCCTTCTGATTTGCGCCTCTTTGATGTTCATCTGCGAAGCACAG CTGACCTTCACGCCGGCCTGGGGCAAGCGTTCGCCAGGCGCGATGGGAATTAATCCGCTCGGCAGTAGCTTCGGGCAGCAGGACGCGTGCAAAACACCGGTTGACTCGCTGCTCGTCATCTACCGAATGATTCAG GCCGAAGCTCAGAAGATTGTTGACTGCAGCCAGAAGTAG